Sequence from the Maribacter aquivivus genome:
CGGTGATAAAAGCGCATTACCAAAACGAAGCTGGATTTAAGACCTTAGCAGGTAGGGTTAAAATTGCTTATTCTGATGGTGAATCTTCTCAGAGTGTTTCGGTAAGCTTACGAATGGAAAAAGACAAAGCCATTTGGATGAGTGCACCCTTGGGTATTGTAAAAGCATATATTACACCAGATAGAGTTTCTTTTTATAATAAATTGGAGAACGAATATTTTGATGGTGATTTTTCATATTTAAGTAAATTGTTAGGTACTGAAGTAGATTTTTCAATCTTACAAAATTTATTGACCGGTCAAGCTATCGTAGACTTACGACTAGAGAAATATGATATAGGTATCTCTGAAGACACGTACAGGCTTACTCCAAAACAACAGGGAACCTTATATAAAACCCTATTTCAATTGGAGCCTAAAAACTATAAAATGGCTATGCAACAACTTTCTCAACCACAAGAGAAACGTTTATTGGAGATTGTCTATAAAAATTATCAGAGTATAGATAAAGAAGTTTTGCCCAATGAAATTATAGTTAGGGCAATTAGTAAAGACAAGGTAAATAATATTGACCTTGAATTTAAAAGTTTGGAATTGAACGGAACAGTGAATTTTCCATATTCGATACCAAAAGGATTTAATGAAATAGAGCTTTAAAAAGATGTTGTTCAAACTTAAATACGGTCTTTTTCTTTTAGTGCTGTTCACTACAGTTGCTACTTTTGCGCAGACAAGTGAACAAAAAGCCTTAGAGGAAAAACGCGAGCAACTGCAAACTGAAATACGTGATATTAACCGGTTACTTTTTGCTGAGAAAAAAGAGAAAGGTAATGTCTTGGATCAGATGGAAGCATTGGATAAAAAGATTACTGTACGCCAACAATTAATTCGAGTTACCAATCAACAATCTAACTTGTTGAACAGGCAGATCAATACCAACATCAGAAATATAGGGAAATTAAAGAATGAGCTGCAAGAAGTAAAGGACGAGTATGCTAAAATGATTCAAAAGTCATATCAGAACAAATCAAAACAAAATAGATTAATGTTCTTATTGTCTTCAGAAAGCTTCTTTCAAGCCTTTAAAAGACTTCAGTATATGAAGCAATATACTGACTATAGAAAAGAGCAAGGAGCTCAAATATTAGCTAAAACAGAAGAGCTTTCGCGGTTAAATTCAGATTTGAATGAAGAGCGTAAAGTAAAAGAGGTTTTGTTGGCGCAAAACAAAAAAGCAAAAAATCAATTATTTGCTGAAATACAGACTCAAAAAGCATTATTAGGTACTATTCGTAAAAATGAGAGTAAGTATACTAGTGCTATTGATAAGAAAAAGAAGGAATCTAGAAAAATAGATCAACAGATAGAAAAATTGATTAGAAGTGCTATTGCGGCATCCAATAAAAAAACGGGAAGTACTACTAAAAATTCAAGCAAATTTGTATTAACACCCGAAGCTACGGTTATCGCAAATAACTTTTCTGCAAATAAAGGTAAATTGATTTGGCCAGTAGAAAAGGGAATAAAAAGTCAAGGATTCGGAGTCTATGCTGATCCTGTTTATCCGGGAATAAAGCACCAAAGTAACGGTGTAATCATAGCAACAGATGAAGGTTCAAAAGCTCGTGCCATTTTTGAAGGGGAAGTCATCGCTATTTTGGCGGTACCTGGCGGTAATAAAGGTGTTCAAATTAAACATGGTAATTTCATTAGCACCTATTACAACCTTTCTGAGCTATATGTAAAAAAAGGGGATAAGGTAACTAGTAAAGAAGAGCTTGGTGTTGTTTATACCAATAAAAACAATGGTCAAACCCGATTAAAATTTTACTTATACCAAGATACCTCTCGTCTTAACCCAGAAGATTGGGTGTATCGTCTTTAAAACTTTATAAAAATGAGTCAACAACACACTATATCAGATATTAAAGGAAGCTTTGAATTACGTAACGGGGTAAAGATGCCGTACTTAGGTTTAGGAACCTATCAATCAGATAATGACCAAGAAGTTGTAGATGCGGTAAAGAGTGCACTTCAATTAGGGTATCGGCATATTGATACTGCGGCAGCATATAAAAATGAAGAAGGTGTAGGGCAAGGTATACGCGAAAGCGGAATAGATAGAAGTGAAATATTTTTGGTGACCAAAGTTTGGAATACTGACCAAGGATATGATGAAACACTAAAAGCTTTTGATGCTAGTTTAAAACGTTTGGGTGTCGACTACCTAGATTTATACCTTATTCATTGGCCAGTTGCAGGAAAGTACAAAGAAACTTGGAGAGCTTTAGAATATCTGTATGCTCAAAAGAAAATTAGGGCAATAGGAGTAAGTAATTTTCTAAAACATCACTTAGAAGATCTGATGAGCGAATGTAAGGTGGTGCCTATGGTCAACCAAATGGAGTTTCATCCGTACTTGGTGCAGCAAGACCTTATCGATTTTTGTACTTCAAACGGAATTCAATACGAGTCTTGGTCTCCTTTTATGCAGGGTAAGGTGTTTGAATTAGATATTTGTGCGGACTTAGCTAAAAAATACAATAAGAGTGTGGCACAGATTATTTTGCGTTATAATCTGCAAAAAGGTATTGTTGCTATTCCAAAATCTGTACATGCCAAACGAATAGCATCTAATGCTG
This genomic interval carries:
- a CDS encoding murein hydrolase activator EnvC family protein, translating into MLFKLKYGLFLLVLFTTVATFAQTSEQKALEEKREQLQTEIRDINRLLFAEKKEKGNVLDQMEALDKKITVRQQLIRVTNQQSNLLNRQINTNIRNIGKLKNELQEVKDEYAKMIQKSYQNKSKQNRLMFLLSSESFFQAFKRLQYMKQYTDYRKEQGAQILAKTEELSRLNSDLNEERKVKEVLLAQNKKAKNQLFAEIQTQKALLGTIRKNESKYTSAIDKKKKESRKIDQQIEKLIRSAIAASNKKTGSTTKNSSKFVLTPEATVIANNFSANKGKLIWPVEKGIKSQGFGVYADPVYPGIKHQSNGVIIATDEGSKARAIFEGEVIAILAVPGGNKGVQIKHGNFISTYYNLSELYVKKGDKVTSKEELGVVYTNKNNGQTRLKFYLYQDTSRLNPEDWVYRL
- a CDS encoding DUF4292 domain-containing protein, whose translation is MMKFLSMMKIKYALLVVAVVFMASCKSAKVISGGTVDAKLSSKSVIKAHYQNEAGFKTLAGRVKIAYSDGESSQSVSVSLRMEKDKAIWMSAPLGIVKAYITPDRVSFYNKLENEYFDGDFSYLSKLLGTEVDFSILQNLLTGQAIVDLRLEKYDIGISEDTYRLTPKQQGTLYKTLFQLEPKNYKMAMQQLSQPQEKRLLEIVYKNYQSIDKEVLPNEIIVRAISKDKVNNIDLEFKSLELNGTVNFPYSIPKGFNEIEL
- a CDS encoding aldo/keto reductase encodes the protein MSQQHTISDIKGSFELRNGVKMPYLGLGTYQSDNDQEVVDAVKSALQLGYRHIDTAAAYKNEEGVGQGIRESGIDRSEIFLVTKVWNTDQGYDETLKAFDASLKRLGVDYLDLYLIHWPVAGKYKETWRALEYLYAQKKIRAIGVSNFLKHHLEDLMSECKVVPMVNQMEFHPYLVQQDLIDFCTSNGIQYESWSPFMQGKVFELDICADLAKKYNKSVAQIILRYNLQKGIVAIPKSVHAKRIASNADIFDFELSVADITFLDGLETGERSGPDPDNFNF